The genomic window AGCTTCAAAAATAGTAGATTTTCCAGCGCCATTTTTTCCTATGATTCCTATAAGTCCTGATTCAAAGACTATTTCAAAATGTTTATACTTTTTGAAGTTTTCTAGTTTTAGATTAGTTAGTATCATAACTTAACTCCTCATATTTAGAAAATAGTTCTTGTACCTTTGATTTTAGTCTTTCATACTCTTTGTCTTCACTCTCTTCTTTTATATGCTCTAGGAAATACTCTTCTAGTGATATGGCTTCTAGGTTTTGTATATCTGAGTTTGAATCACTTTTTTTAAACTCTCTTTTTATACTCACACTCATGGCACTTGGAAATATATCTTTGATTTGTTTGTTTTGTATATCTATGGAACTTAGTGGCGTAAGATTTTTTAGTTTTACTTCTACTATAGCATCTAGGCAATCACCAACATCAAGATTTTGTATAGAAGTTTCAAAATCCTCACAATCTATCTCTTTTTGTCTTATAGCTCTTATGTTTATCTCTTTATACTCTATAGTTAAATTCTCTTCTAAAGTTGCGAATATAAAACCCTTTGAGTTTCGTTTATCATTTAGACTTGTTCTCTCACTACTTCCACTATAATACACATTTTCATATTTACCAACAGCGCCAAATCCATGCCAATGCCCAAGTGCTACATAATCCATTTTAGAAAAGATATACTCTTTGTTTGTTGGATATACCCACTCTCCAAACTCTTGCATCAAATACCAAGCACCAACACTACAATGCATCATCATAATATTTTTTTTAGATTCACTTATATTTGCTTCACAAAGTTCTATTTGAGTCAAAGCTTTTGAGTCATCATTTAGATGAGGTAGAGTATGAAAGATTACATCATCAAACTCTATTTTTTTATACTCTTGGTTATATGAAACATAGATATTTTTAAAGTTCTCAAAAATCTTTAGAATTGGTGAGCTGAGGTTAGTTCGAGGAGTTGAGTGATTTCCAGCTATTAAGATAAATGGAATATCCAAAGACTCTATTTCTTTAAACTTTTCAAGGGCAAAGGTAATTGCTCTATTACTTGGACTTGAACGATGAAATAAATCGCCAGTATGGATTATGTAATCTGGTTTGATTGTTTTGATTTGTTCAACAATTTGGGAAAAAGCATCATAAAAATCTGCTTCTCTTTGGTTTATGTTTTCATAGTTTATTATATCTAGGTCATTAAAACCTAGATGTGTATCGCTAAAGTGTAGAATTTTCAAAGTTTAATCTTTTTATTTTATTTTGTTAATAAATATTATAACAGACTAATGACTCACAAATGACTCAATTTTCATCTTTTACTTGTTTTATTGCATATAAAATCTTATAATTCCAACCATGGAAGATTTACTTGAAATCAAATTTTTATCAAGCCTAGAAAATGATGGCTTTGAAATTCTCACTTTAGATAAACTATTAGGAAAATATGATTTAACAAATCACTATATGACTAAACCCCATCGAATCAAGTTTTACAATATTTTATATTTTACAAATGCAGATGATTATCACTATGTTGATTTTAAAGAATATCCAGTAAAAAAAGGCTCGTTGATTTTTTTGAATAAAAATCAAATACATAACTTTAGTAAAACTGCAAATTATCAAGGATATATCATCCTTTTTACTGATAAGTTTTTAAGTAGAAACCTCATAAATATTCAAAAAGTTTTTTATAATATCTTATCAAAACCATATATTTTAGATAATTGTTTT from Arcobacter venerupis includes these protein-coding regions:
- a CDS encoding metallophosphoesterase family protein, which encodes MKILHFSDTHLGFNDLDIINYENINQREADFYDAFSQIVEQIKTIKPDYIIHTGDLFHRSSPSNRAITFALEKFKEIESLDIPFILIAGNHSTPRTNLSSPILKIFENFKNIYVSYNQEYKKIEFDDVIFHTLPHLNDDSKALTQIELCEANISESKKNIMMMHCSVGAWYLMQEFGEWVYPTNKEYIFSKMDYVALGHWHGFGAVGKYENVYYSGSSERTSLNDKRNSKGFIFATLEENLTIEYKEINIRAIRQKEIDCEDFETSIQNLDVGDCLDAIVEVKLKNLTPLSSIDIQNKQIKDIFPSAMSVSIKREFKKSDSNSDIQNLEAISLEEYFLEHIKEESEDKEYERLKSKVQELFSKYEELSYDTN